From the bacterium genome, one window contains:
- the glpK gene encoding glycerol kinase GlpK, with product MQAILAIDQGTTGSRAILYNRFGKPIANAYQEFPQYFPHPGWVEHNPDEIWSSVRQTIQSVLSQKPQVDIAAIGIANQRETTVLWDRKTGKPIGNAIVWQCRRTAARCQALSRQKGLPDFFRKRTGLPIDAYFSGTKIEWMLKHNLQAKHLAKQDRLCFGTTDTWVLWNLTGGKVHATDYTNAARTLLFNIDKRIWDKDILKLFKIPLSLLPQVRPSSGLFGHTRRHGRLPSGIPIAGIAGDQQAALFGQTCFTPGTIKNTYGTGCFVLLNTGKKRIHSKHGLITTLGCDGRGQPVYVLEGAIFIAGAAIQWLRDNFKLFVHARETEKMAQRLTSNEGVYLVPAFVGLGTPYWDQDARGMICGLTRGSGPSHLVRAALEAMAYATKDVLDTMLKESHLKIPSLQVDGGATANPFLCQFQADILGKPVIRPRNLESTALGAAYLAGLAVKIWPNAAAIKKFWIPEKVSRPRMPKRTAARYYQGWQDAIRRTRSNV from the coding sequence ATGCAGGCGATTCTTGCCATTGACCAAGGCACTACCGGCAGCCGGGCCATTTTATACAACCGTTTTGGCAAGCCCATTGCCAACGCCTATCAGGAATTTCCACAATATTTTCCACACCCGGGATGGGTCGAACATAACCCTGATGAAATCTGGTCCAGTGTCCGGCAAACCATCCAATCCGTATTAAGCCAAAAACCCCAGGTCGACATTGCCGCCATCGGCATCGCAAATCAGCGTGAGACCACTGTCTTGTGGGATCGCAAAACCGGAAAACCTATCGGCAATGCCATCGTCTGGCAGTGCCGCCGCACCGCAGCACGCTGTCAAGCATTGAGCCGCCAAAAAGGACTGCCTGATTTTTTTCGCAAGCGCACCGGTCTTCCGATTGATGCTTATTTTTCCGGAACCAAAATCGAATGGATGCTCAAACATAATTTGCAGGCCAAACACCTGGCCAAACAAGACCGGCTTTGCTTCGGCACCACGGACACTTGGGTGCTTTGGAACCTCACCGGCGGTAAAGTTCATGCGACGGATTATACCAATGCCGCGCGTACACTTTTATTTAATATTGATAAACGTATTTGGGATAAAGATATCCTTAAATTATTCAAAATCCCGCTCTCTTTACTCCCGCAGGTACGACCCTCCTCCGGTCTATTTGGACATACCCGCCGTCATGGCCGGCTGCCTTCCGGCATCCCCATTGCCGGTATTGCCGGCGATCAACAGGCTGCTCTTTTCGGCCAAACCTGTTTTACCCCCGGTACTATAAAAAATACGTATGGCACTGGTTGCTTCGTCTTGCTCAATACTGGAAAAAAACGGATTCATTCCAAACACGGTTTGATTACCACCTTGGGATGTGATGGGCGTGGCCAGCCGGTTTATGTTTTGGAAGGTGCTATTTTTATTGCCGGAGCCGCGATCCAATGGTTGCGCGATAATTTCAAACTTTTTGTCCATGCCCGTGAGACGGAAAAAATGGCGCAGCGTCTCACGTCCAATGAGGGCGTTTATCTGGTCCCTGCTTTTGTTGGTCTGGGTACTCCCTATTGGGACCAGGACGCGCGGGGAATGATCTGCGGATTGACCCGCGGTTCCGGCCCGTCCCATCTGGTACGAGCTGCCTTGGAAGCGATGGCCTATGCCACCAAAGATGTACTGGACACCATGTTGAAGGAATCCCATCTAAAAATCCCCTCCCTGCAGGTGGACGGTGGTGCGACAGCCAATCCGTTTCTTTGTCAGTTCCAAGCTGATATCCTGGGCAAACCCGTCATACGTCCCCGCAACCTTGAATCCACCGCATTGGGCGCCGCCTATCTGGCGGGCCTGGCTGTCAAAATTTGGCCGAATGCCGCTGCCATAAAAAAATTCTGGATACCGGAGAAGGTCTCTCGACCTCGCATGCCCAAACGTACCGCCGCCCGCTATTACCAGGGCTGGCAAGACGCGATTCGCCGTACGCGGTCTAATGTATGA
- a CDS encoding PilZ domain-containing protein, with product MIQRRKFTRLDVDIPIKCKIRNHRNELVISSSGKVANLCLGGMHISLPFRLIKITARLIDYDLNLPNPFSEINGHGIIRWGYWDEENWQTHLGLELLPMETSPSEELENLLIELAGDRQALYMNTLTN from the coding sequence ATGATCCAGCGAAGAAAATTTACTCGTCTTGATGTCGATATTCCCATCAAATGCAAAATCCGTAACCATCGCAATGAATTGGTGATCTCCTCATCGGGCAAGGTGGCCAACCTCTGCTTGGGCGGTATGCATATCAGCCTGCCGTTTCGATTAATCAAAATAACCGCGCGTTTAATTGATTATGATTTGAATTTGCCGAATCCTTTTTCCGAAATCAACGGCCATGGTATTATCCGCTGGGGATATTGGGATGAAGAAAACTGGCAAACCCATCTGGGTCTGGAGCTGCTGCCCATGGAGACATCTCCCTCCGAAGAATTGGAAAATCTTCTCATTGAACTCGCGGGAGACCGGCAAGCGCTCTATATGAACACACTCACCAATTAA